In Camelina sativa cultivar DH55 chromosome 13, Cs, whole genome shotgun sequence, the genomic window AATATACTACTTACATATCTCCCCATGTCTGAGATCAAGTGACGCAACAACATTCTCCTCGGTAGAGACGATAACACGCTTCCTCCCAGTCTTTTGAGTGTGGAATACTGCATGCTTCACTTTCCCGATGTAACGTTGGTGCCTACAACAATACAACAGTAACTCTCTATCAATTGAAAACACTTCTATGTAGTAATATATAAGCAGCTTAACTCGATCGCATCTCAAATTCACTAGTGTTGGAACCGGATCCTTCCATGAATCAGACTACAAACACAATTCTCTAGTTAATGAGAtctaaaaaaaacactaaattacATATTCGAAATACACTGCGGATTGGATTTAATCAGATTGGCGAAAAGCTCTACTTAGACATCTTAAATCGACTAATTCAGTAAGTAAAAACTTCGAAACTATTCTGCTCCAGAGAAACAAATAGAGAGAGACTGAAGAAGAGAGGAGTTTTTACCAATCGGCGAGGCCGGCTTGATCTTCATAAAGGGAGAAAGATACAATTGCAGATgataagaagaggagaaggagaagaaaaaccctaatcgccATAGCTTTGACGATTGCTGACTAAATTATCCTCAGGCCTCAGCAGATCTGGGCAGATAtgaaagagagtttttttgGTCTGGATGATTAAATCGTGGGAGGCTTTAACCGAAGCCAAACAAgaaggtcttcttcttcttctacagaaCTAAgcgaatatttattttttttattttttatttttattttattttgttgctcTCACCTAGCCAATACTTTAAATCCACGTATGCCATGCAACATTTatcacaataataattaaaaaaaaaacaattacaactATTGTTAAACAATTACACCTATTACTTACAAaccatataaacaaatttgttaaatttctgAAGGAAATAcatcacaatttttaaaaaatgtttttttactaCATTCTACACAGATATGTTCGTGTCGTGTACTTGCGTATAGTTATAGTACTGTTGACTTTAAGAATTTATTAGTTCCGAATGGTTTGGTTAGCTGTAAGAACTACGGAGCGTGCTGGAAATAAATGGCATTAACCCATTCAGAACCTTGGAATATCACCATTCAATTTGTTTGATTACTTCTTATCCGAGTTAAAGATCCAATCATGAGTTAAGTTTTGTGTGTGCTATAAGATTTATTCAAAAAGTTAGACAAGTCGAGAGAGAATTGTAGGCGCGTGGATCTCACTCGCGGCGATTTTCTCTCActaacttttcttcttctaatcacAAACCCTTGCACTGTCGTTGGGGGTTCTCCGTCGATTCCGGCGACGAAGAGAGCCCCAGGGCTCATGGCGCTTCATACGTTAACTGATGCGTCAACAAGGTAAAAGCTTTGTGATCAAAATCAAGGGAGCAGTGGAAGGGAGAAGTTTCCTCGACACGCCAACAGTAAGAGCTCTATCGGTAGTGGTGCGACGAGGAGTAGAAGAGGGAGATTCACGGCAAGGATCGAGAGAGGAAGGTGGTTAGATCTGAAGACTGGAGATTCTGGAAGTTTCTTAGGGTTGTTGTTCGATAGGGGAGGTCGTCTACGGCAAGGAGGAGCTAAGCCACCGTCAAAGAGTTCAGATCTACTCCCTACCGCCTATCTCTTCTCACATATGAGCATGTATCTCTTCGACAATGGAAGCTCAAAtcttttcttcctcctcaaagCTGCTCTACAGTGGGGGGATGGCaacggatcttggatcaccatctccgtttgaTTCGCGTCGTCCATGCTCGTCGGAGGTCCTGTTCCAATGAGTATCCGCAATAATATGGACGGCGGCTCCAACTGTGTTCTTCAGTTGGAGATTAGGATAAACGAGTGCCTGTTTGATTCCGGTTCGTAATTAAACTCGGGTCAATTTTGATTTATACTTTTACTTGGTTTGATGTATGTGGTTTAGACCTTTGGGGGTTGTAATGAACCTAAATTCGGAAATAGTCCATTGgacatttatttataaaattgaataccttttaacaaaacaaaaaataattacaatttttttttcacactttTCGTTATAAGTTACATTTACCATAATATTTGGTACACCACACGAGATACAGAACATTGAACACAGATAATCCCACCAAGAGCCAGTGGTAATAGTCCAAGTGTCCCTCGTCTATGTTCTCTGTGATCCAGCTCCCGTAGGTGGCGACGTCTACGATGGTGATGATCCAGGATGAGATGAGGCTTGCGGCGGACATGCCGAGGCCGGAGAGTGTGGTGGCGACGCTTGACATGGATTTGGGGAGCTCAGAGTAGAAGAACTCGTTCTGTGCTATCGTATTAAGTGCTTCCGAAATGCCTCCTAGTATCATGTACGGTAATAGCCACATCGCCGACAACATCGTACCTCTCTCGTCTCTCTAGTGAACCAAAACCACAATTCTACCATACTTTTAGATTCAACTTgtttattagaaaaacaaataaaatggaaaacagctaaccaaaacaaaaagcagtGACTGGCAAACCAAGCAAAATTGAACCAAAATCCGGATTGAATACTTACAGAGGTATTTTTTCTGGCGTGCTCCACAGCGGCAAGAGTGGAGATGCATAGAACTGATATTACATAACCAGCTCCCATTCTCACCATAACTCCCAATCGGAACGGCTCTTTTAGAGCCCAAGAAACTAACGGGACGATAACAAGATCGTAAAGAACAAGGAAGAGCACGAAGGAGATGACCAAGAAAATGCCATAAGAGCCTGAAGGAATCTGTAAACCCTGAATGAAGGTGCGGCGATCCATGGCCTTAGCTTGAAGGACTATAAAGGAGACTTGGCAACCCGTGACAAGTGACAAGATGATTCCCGTTGACCAGATGGGTAGGACACTGATGAGAGATTTAAGATCTTCTACTTGTTGAACCCTACATAGCTGCCATGGATTGCTTGAGTTCCCTGTTAGGGTTAGGTCTTGCTTGGGTTTACTTATGACGCAAGCTTTATTCAAATACCTATAGTAGAAAATAATTCCAAATGTATCAGCCGTggcataaatatatttttgggggaaaaatcaagatgattaattatatacatCAACTATTACTAGttactataatataatataccTTAATTTCTGGCTAggaattgaaaaagaagaacCCCTTTCGTGATGCTACGATATAATATGCTCCTCCGATGACAAATCAACGTGTCGGTTTCTGTAAGCAGCAACGAGAACCTGGAAAAGTCCAGCGACAAGGCCGGACTCACACTGAAACCTTACATAGTACGGAGAAGCCGCGAAGAACAAAGCGACGGATAGAACCATGGCAGCGACAGAGACTCCAAAACCAATCTGCCAACCATACGTTGTCTGAACGAAGACCAACAACGACTGAGAAAGAAAGCATGCGAGCATGACGGAGAAGTAGTACCAGTTGAAGAGGGTTTCTACGGCTGACGTGGCGGTACGTGATGTGTGGTTGGGTTGGAGCTGGTCGGCCGCGAAGGCCAAGCAGGAGGACCTGACGCCCCCAGCACCGATGGCGGTGAGGGAAAAAAAGGAATATAGGAGAAAAAGTTGGGAGCACTGTGGTGGTGGGTTGGCATACGTGTGTTGATTTATCGCATTCTGGTCGAATTGTTGTTgtcaaccataaaaaaaaatcattcccTGTGTTGTCcatttgttatatattagtttgaatattatttttggttcacTTCGATTGTGGTGAGGCCTAAGGGGAAATTGGAATATATAGGATGTTCATCAACTAACATGCAAAAAATATGATTAGTGTGATGAGGACTTAAGGAAAACAATACGTGAATTAATCTTGTAATAATCCttagaaaaaaatagttagagACGAGAAAATGAATGGAAATCAATTTGTTGTAGTTCTCACTGGTAGGTTCAGATGTATAATGTTTCCACTTGTAAggttgatataaaaatataaaatatgtaccAGAAGGCTGATGGAGGATCCAAACCCAATCAGAGGAAACCGACCCGTGTAAGAATCCGCAATAAAAGCACCAACAAGAGGGAAGAAATTGGTGGCGGCAGACCATAGGAAGATGATGTTAGCCGCTTCCGCTGTTCCCATGCCGTATTCGACCGTTAAGAAGAGTATCATGTTTGGTACCAATCCAAAATATGCAAGTTTCTCCAACGCCTGACTTGCTATCCAAAACCATTTAACCAAGAAttattatagaaagaaaaaaaaaaactatctatatTCATCTCCTTTGAATATGGAGTGTTATAGCTAGATATACGAGAAGTAATCATACCAAGAATAAAAGGAATGGTCGGAATACTGCGTTTCGAGATAGGTCTTCCGACGAGAAGAGCTTCTTGATCCATATTTTAATTTCGAAATTTTCGACTCTTGGTGGTGTTGGTATACCTTATGTTAACATAGTTCCTTGTCATGTCTTGATCaggaaatcaaataaataagtGTTCTACCTAAGTGGACCCTCTTTAAAGTTTTGGTGCTCCTGTATTGTTCGTTTGTGGCATGAATCTTTTTATAACAGCAAACGAGACATACACCTTTCTCCGTTagaatcataaataaattaattcatctCCTTTTACAAATGGGCCTAATTATGTTTATGGGCCTATTCCAATAAATCAGAAACATGGCATTCAAACAGTACTACTACTAACGCTGCTGAGAACTGAGAGAGTCGACTGTGTGTGACTGAAGATATTTTGGGATAATTTGTCGTCTTTTGATCCGTGAAAGCTTCAAGAAATTTGTGCATAAGCAAACTGAGCACAAAACCTTATccgtttacaaaaaaaaaaaaaaaaaaaaaaaNAAAAATCCCACCGAGAAATCCTCAAAGCAGTAGCAATGGAGGAGGATAAAGCGGCGGCGTTACCGATTTCTGAAGATTTATCCCGGAAAATAATCTCTATTGCCGCCGGTGAAGCGCATACGATCGCTCTGACCggtaattagaaaaagaaaaaaaaaatccacagcAGCTTCATTTCAGTTATGTTTTcttgagtttgaattttttttgttgttctttggaatttgttttttgaaGGCGATGGATGTGTTTACTCATGGGGAAGAGGGATGTTCGGCCGTCTTGGTACGGGTAAAGAATCGGACGAGCTTGTTCCAGTTCGAGTCGATTTCGAGTTCCCTGATCAAGTAGCTAAAGATCGGGCTCGTATCGTTGGTATCGCTGCTGGTGCTTATCACAGTCTCGCTGTCTCAGGTGGTTTCTTCTATTctcatatgtttaatttttcacTCTTCTTCTATTATTATTAGCTTGTGCTGCTGATTTGCTCTAATTAGCTCCAATGCCTGTTTTTTTATGAACTTCCATTTTgtgaaattaaaaaagtatgCTTGAAGTGTATATGTATAGTAACGTTTTAGCTTAATTAAGTTGgagtttcttgatttttgttaattgaatgGGCTTATAGGACCATTGTACGAACATATAAGCtctgttcttgtttatgttatatGATATTGATATGATTAAGGATCTCTATTGAccattatcttgttttttttttttgttttgtttcttttgcctTGTAAGCTTTTGGCAGATGATGGCTCGGTTTGGTCTTGGGGCTATAACATTTGTATCCTCTTTATTTGAGTGTTACCGTTTCTATAAGCTTTGTTCGTTCTTTATGTATGTCAAGTTTAGTGTTCTGTTCTCTACATTGCCTGCTACAAATCTATAATGTCTTCAATCCTTGACTGATAAATGGATGGCCAACTTGGTTTTGATGGGGAGAACTCCTTGGCACCATACTTGATAAAAAGTTTCTTTGAACAAGAAGGATCTAGTTCCTCTCTAAATGATTCAAAGGCCAGATCAGATTTGAAGGTATGGTCCTGGAAACGGTTTAGTGTCGGTTTATATGTCAAAAAAGCCTGAACCATAATAGTTTCCTTTACGCTTGTTAGGTTTGTACTGTCAAGGCCGGATCCATGATGTCTCTTGCCATTGATAGTGTTGGAGGTCTTTGGATGTGGGGGAATGTTCCTCCACAAGACAGTGGGACTGAGCCTCCTGTCTCTTTTACTGGCATCCCGATTCCGTTTCCTATACCCGAGTTCCATGACCGGACTGTTTTGAAGGTAGCATGTGGGGATGAACACGTTGTTGCCCTCGTTGGTCCCTGTGGGATCCACAAAGACAACAATTATGATGATTCTGTTTTGTATTCTTGGGGAAATAATCATCGTGGCCAGTTAGGACTTGGGGATAGAGAAAGGCGAGCAATACCTCAGATTGTGGAGACATTTAACCAGGACTCTGGTCTTACAGTCTACGACATAGCTTGTGGTGCTCATCACACAGCTCTTCTCACCTACAGGAAGGAGACACCGGAAGGACCGAGCATTTGCTGGACATTCGGCTTTGGCGAAAATGGTCAGCTTGGGCATGGAAGTACCAAGAGTTCATCGATACCAGAGCCAGTATCAGAGCTCCCTGAACACTCTTATTTAGTTTCTGTAGACTGTGGGTTATTCCACACAAGCGTGGTGTCATCTGAGGGATATGTGTGGTCATGGGGAATGGAGAGAGGTTTAGGGTTATGCCCCGATGTCAACTTCACAGAGGTGGAAGCAGGAGATGACAGTGTTCCAAGAAAAATTTCAGGTGGGTCAAAATTTCGTGACCCGGTGCAAGTTTCTTGCGGGGCAGCACATACAGTTCTTGTGGCAAATGGTGGTTACAAGCTGTGGTCTtggggaagaggaagaaatggAGTGCTCGGGTCTGGGGATGTTAGCGACCATTATGTCCCTACTCTCGTCTTCTGGCCGAATGAGCTGAAAtcggagaaagaagaagtaCCTGATGCTGAAAAAAGCGCATCAACCGAGGAGATGAAACGGCTAGAATCAAAGCTAATGGTGATGGAAAGATATGCAAGCATACTCCATGGATCCATATTTGGAAAACCGtttaacgaagaagaagatattccGTATTCATTACGGGTATCAGGGTATTTCGATATGGGCAAAGAGTGGGGAGAGATGCTGGAGAGTGCTGATAAGAGTCAGCTTATGAGGCTTCAAGCTTTCTATGTAGACATGATTGGTAGGGTTAAGGACAAGGTGTTGCAGAGAAGGATTCAGGAGATTATGAAAGATTGTCTTCAGTCTTCAGCCCCTAGACATTAATTATTATCACCTGTTGTGTTCTAATAGCCTACTACATTCACTTAAAACTgacaatatatagttttatcttCAGTTTCTGTGTGTGTTTTGGGAAAATGATGAGAACaagatttggttttggtgttCTTAGTTCGACGTAATGCCTGACATAAGAAAGCTGATTAACTGGTTCGACCTGGAGGCCATATAGGATAGTAAAACTAATTGATATCCTGTAAGGCTGTAACTACTATATATCCAAAATATGTGCTGTTATGATACTATTTGTGCAAATACACAATACCTCTTCTCATGGGCTGGTTTGGCACACGTAGCTTATATAAATCTTCGACACTTCATTACCCTCtctatattttctttgattacCTTCAATACCTCTTCTCAAGGTGACTATTTGGTAGAATTTGATTAAATTCTTGGTTCTTTCATAACCTTTCAAATAGTCACCTTGTTTGTAAAAAGCTCTTCTAGTTGCAATAAAGGTTAACATAACAATCAGAAAAGAGGTGAGGTGATGTTACGTCAAGATTTTAGCTTTAAACCATCTCTTATATCTGTGTTGAAAATGTTTGTCATGAATATCCAAAATAATCAgtgatatatttaatttactcgatagagaaataattaaataagagAAGATAAATTTTCTAAACTGGTTACCAATTAATAGGTTTAATAGGTAACAACCTGCACTATGTACGGGATAAATCTATCTAacgaaaattattataaataaaattattattcaagaactaatatttgtttatgtcaaacaaaatatgtaactaaaattttttatttctttatttaaaacTGCTTTTTCGTGTAAAAATACGCTTAACCCGTGAAATCTTTCAATGCGTAAGAggttttatattagaaaaatattgataaaattttactatttattgcaacatgtcttttgtgtggtttaaaaatcaaattcatatctcttatgttttattttgtgatcataacaattttgcatgtttcttatgtaaccataacaacatatactaaattactcagtagttgaattatttaattaaatcaattttgcatgtttcttttgtaaccataaaaatcatatttatatttatggttaatcgagtaactataaattttttgaataattctAATAATCAcccattttaaatattatgattttatttagaTACAAAGTTTATTTATgatgataagggttattgtctcattcctttttaatagcgcataaattaatgtacaattagaacgtatattcctatttggttatcaatatttccatttttaatgaataatcaaactaaatgttgagattaattactttacatatttagatatataaaaataatcacacatcatgatatcccctaatttgttgttatttttatatacttatttatgaatatatatatatatatatataaatctatatttattggaaattaagtttcttttaatgaggtGGAGGTAATTCAGGggtaatatatttatttttataatcaattataataactattgaaatcttgttatttaaattattatggtattaatactaacataaaaatttatattttgtttttatatgattttgttaataagttatatgttctttatctttattaactttatattaattgttatgttttaatagttttttagaatattttacttatattgattttaagaaatcaatataactttgacttatatatatttaagtaaattttagtgaaattttgtcttaaaataatatgtatttatttaattagttggatatgtgatatttaattttgtgtgagaaatgatgacatatctaattattattattattaaaaatataatgacatgttaatgtaattaagtagaaaatttaaggtTATTTTGCTAAAAGGTGCACGAAGctctctggcggcgacacatcagcttttacAAAAGTGTggttctctattaatatataggggatattaAAACCCCACTGGGTTATTAAAAGAATATCTACTATAAGCTAGTgttctgaaatattttttataaaagggtctgaaattagttaattaagagCTAGTAGACGTTTAAAAACTCCCTTTAACCCTTTTTATTTCggaaagtttcaaaaataatactgttttgaaaaaataatatttaaaatgtatttttgagaAACCGTTCGTTaagagaattaaaaagaaaagagagcaaaaatCCTTTTTAAGAGTCAGTccaaaaattatcttattttactttatattttacaaaattattgaCACTGTAGTATCACATCATCCCACAACCAGTGCATGACAAGAAAAAACCATCCAACAACCATTGCAATGTCCTTTCATATTAAATTCTCCAACATATATATCAATGTAATCATTTTATTGCCAACTCAATATTAGTGTATTTAGAAATATGTTGAACTCAAATTCATATATATCAATGacattttgttgttgatatgtTCTATACCAGTTATTATCATTTATctgttgaacaaaaaaaaggtgtaTCATCTGAAGCGATCATGTTTtgttgaaaagaaacaaaaaaaaaaaaaaaacaagaaaagaaaggtcATGAGACACAACTTCTATCTAGATTTGAACCACGTAAATGCATGAATACACACAAAACATTCAAATGTGTTAAACACACGGAAGCATATAAATACGCAACGTTAGatgattatttattatatatgtaaaattgtaaagtatagttttctattttaattctGTTAATACTGGTCCCAATTTCAACCCAACGGATGGGTAAAAGAAGCAATTAATTACAACCTATCGGAGAGTGTACTACCGGTGCCAGGCCATTAGCTTGTGGTAGTAGGAAATGGTCGGCTGAAGCTGAAACATAGCTGGAAAGTGATATGGCTAGCTTTGGGTTGTCTTTTGGGAGCGGAGGATGCTCGATTCTAATGGCCACCGTCAATTAAATTAATCTACTAAACGTGATTAACCTGCCGACTTACTTGATCCCTAGATATTTAGAACAAAAGCATATTAATAGAGAATTTCAAGTGGTTCAgatactttttttattaattttaaaatgtcaCCATTTTGTAAAGTCGTTTTTGACGATTTTGGTCtaaatctctaaaaaaaaagtaataaaggAGTCAATGATACGTTTTCCGTTTTTGGAGTTTTGCATAGTCCCATCATTAGAGAGACagataaatttttgatttaagaAATTCAACACCTCACAAAAGATATGCAAGAAAGTAATGTCGGATCCACTCTAGATTTGCGCGCGGTATAATGTCGTTAATAAACCTTATGGAATTAATTTAAACTATTCGTTTATAGTTAGTGGGAAATAGGTAGGGCGACGTATAAACCGATCAGTTTTACCTGaaccaaaattaaatcaaaGTGATAATTCAACCAAGGTTAGAAATTAACTGGCCTCGAATCAAATTAAACTAGCTTAGTGAATCAAATCCAAAATTAACTAAAACTGACCAAAAACACATCAAccattatataataaaacagaatgTACGAGCTAATTAAACCGCAATCATCGTCAAACCTAGCAAACCTCAAAATCCCATATCGTTGGTTTAAGTAATCTTAACCGTTAACTGTGGAACTTGTTGGTACCTTCTGTAGTTTGcgtgaaaaagaaaacaatatttttaatagtcaTTCAGACAAACCTTTGGACAGAGGAATCCTTTTAAGGTTTAGATTCTGGAATACACATTATATATCTTGTAAAAATGTTGTAGATTATGTATGATAGTAGTTTCAAGGCCGTCTCGATCGTCATAAACACAACTGAGTGACGGACCCTGtgcaaaactatatatatatatatatatataatttataaacatataaaatataaattttttagaaaaggtTTTAAATTTACGTATAAAATCTAGCAAAAAAAAGTGGACCCTGTGcatttacaaaaataacaaatgtttcttataaacaacaaaaaaatcctGGTGTCCTGctcttctaaatatatatactctgaCATTAAATCTAATAGTTTTTGACAATTGTCTGCACTAACtgatactaatttttttagtgGTCTAGTTTCAAGTTAGGTTAGGGACCTAATTGGATATCTACGTCATTCCCTAATTATGAAGAATGAGATCGCATGTAGAATTTATCTGGAGCTCTAATTGCTGAGTCAAATTCTATAGTTGTGtaaacttatttttgtaaaaaaggtTGTAACTGTTCATGCTTCTTTACTACGTGATCATAGATTCGCTAAAAGAACGTGGAAGTAAGCGCTGCTATAATCCATTAATCCGTCAAAAAATAGTACTCTCCACCAAAAGAAATACTAAAGGTAATGTAAACACGTAACAACCAGAGAAAAAACACATAACAACTAACGAcgtaaaatattattatttatcttaaatagTATTAGACATATTTATTTCAGTctctattgataaaaaaaaaaaaaggaaatctatTTTAAATCATGGATAATTAACAGAATATTTGATCATTCCATGTCCTGATGTCCCACGCTAGCTCTCGTAAGGAAGTCGTAAGggtaaaatccaaaatatttcatatgtttttaaacGGTGTCAGTGACATCATTTATCATTATTGTAATAGTTTTGGTGACAATAGTCTTTATCTTTCATCTttatctttaaccaaaaaaaacactagTCTTTATCTTGGACGAAGCTTGTCGttgtatgttttataattaacaaatatcATGTTGAAAATCTACAAAACTTTTGGAATTTGCCAACTGTTAGATATATTTTACACTGATTAGAGATAGTAATTTCAGCATAAATCGATATGTAACCTCGAGTGGCATAACGATATGACTAAGACAGTTCAATTTCATGGATATTCCACTTTTAGACCAAGTAGTTTATGGATCATCACATCTCTTTTTCATGATTATATAATTATCATAAAAAACGAGATTTTGGGAGTTCAAAAGATATGCATTTGACAGGACTAGACATGTCACCATTCTTCATTCTCCCCATATTATATGATCATTCGTCATTCATGTCATATAGactcaaatttataattaagtCTACATTCATCTTAGGGGTAATTACTATTTATAAGTGTCAAGTAGTTCAGTCTTTTTAGTTCTTTTAACCTGCTCCAATAACACTTCATTTTCTCACTGGAAAATACTAACATTCTCTTTAGAAAATAACAATCTCATTTTGCTTTAACAGAATTACCCTTGCTGTCCAGATATTACATTTTCTACAATATGGATTTTTTTCACAACTATTCGAAAACTTTAACAAACTTTCAGTTAAcacttttcaatgttttcttgtgtATATATTTCCAATTTAATTAATATCAGTATGTTCCACCATTATAGAACAAAAACATTAGTAATTTTCAGCTTTTCACACATTTTTAGAAATTCTCTTTAAACTTTCATAAATTTCTCATGTAAAACATTGTTAGTCGTTTTCATCATTTAAGTGAcagttttaattataattaaaatctgAAACGGAAAACCTAAACTCTACGTCCGAAAGCattttagttgacaaaaaaaaaaatataaaccgaAATAGCACAAATCCAaactctaaaaccaaaaacttaaATCCTATTTAGCTTCTAAAAGTCACGAAAAGAGTGATGCCGCCACAACGGTGGTGGTAGAAGTGTTTACGACACAAGTTTGGCtctaaagaaaataagagaaggTAAAAGACATAAAATGGAAGAGAAGGAACTCCCTTAAACTATTACATGAGGAAATAGACTCCCTTGGGGATTCAAGTTACATGAGGAAATTAGACTCattcatttaaatattaaactattaagTATTCATCCATACATTACTTTTTAATTGATGCATGATGATCATAATGAAACTTTGATAAATTTGCCTCTAATTTAACTTACCATAGAATgagaaccagaaaaaaaaaaaattgtggagcTAAGCTAATCAGATCTGATTTTATGATAAGTCTTTCTCTTCCTAATTCTAAAATAAAACGAGTTGTGTGATGCTATTGTGTGGCTTATATTCTCCAACAATTTAAGTGGGAAAATTTGGTCATTAATATACTACTAATAGATGAAATAAAGTATTGCATGgatgtataatataatatatgtggCTGTGTAATGTTCGCGTCAGCTTTCGACAAGTTGCTCTCGCTTcgtgtttttctcttctttttaccCTAACGTAACTCACTGTCTCCGTTCCATTTATGTCGACAAAACAAAGTATTAATCGATAGTGATCAGactcaaaaaaattcaattaatgATTAAAGCG contains:
- the LOC104737948 gene encoding protein NRT1/ PTR FAMILY 1.3-like — its product is MDQEALLVGRPISKRSIPTIPFILASQALEKLAYFGLVPNMILFLTVEYGMGTAEAANIIFLWSAATNFFPLVGAFIADSYTGRFPLIGFGSSISLLRDERGTMLSAMWLLPYMILGGISEALNTIAQNEFFYSELPKSMSSVATTLSGLGMSAASLISSWIITIVDVATYGSWITENIDEGHLDYYHWLLVGLSVFNVLYLVWCTKYYGKCNL
- the LOC104735170 gene encoding ultraviolet-B receptor UVR8-like isoform X1; translation: MEEDKAAALPISEDLSRKIISIAAGEAHTIALTGDGCVYSWGRGMFGRLGTGKESDELVPVRVDFEFPDQVAKDRARIVGIAAGAYHSLAVSDDGSVWSWGYNIYGQLGFDGENSLAPYLIKSFFEQEGSSSSLNDSKARSDLKVCTVKAGSMMSLAIDSVGGLWMWGNVPPQDSGTEPPVSFTGIPIPFPIPEFHDRTVLKVACGDEHVVALVGPCGIHKDNNYDDSVLYSWGNNHRGQLGLGDRERRAIPQIVETFNQDSGLTVYDIACGAHHTALLTYRKETPEGPSICWTFGFGENGQLGHGSTKSSSIPEPVSELPEHSYLVSVDCGLFHTSVVSSEGYVWSWGMERGLGLCPDVNFTEVEAGDDSVPRKISGGSKFRDPVQVSCGAAHTVLVANGGYKLWSWGRGRNGVLGSGDVSDHYVPTLVFWPNELKSEKEEVPDAEKSASTEEMKRLESKLMVMERYASILHGSIFGKPFNEEEDIPYSLRVSGYFDMGKEWGEMLESADKSQLMRLQAFYVDMIGRVKDKVLQRRIQEIMKDCLQSSAPRH
- the LOC104735170 gene encoding ultraviolet-B receptor UVR8-like isoform X2 — translated: MMSLAIDSVGGLWMWGNVPPQDSGTEPPVSFTGIPIPFPIPEFHDRTVLKVACGDEHVVALVGPCGIHKDNNYDDSVLYSWGNNHRGQLGLGDRERRAIPQIVETFNQDSGLTVYDIACGAHHTALLTYRKETPEGPSICWTFGFGENGQLGHGSTKSSSIPEPVSELPEHSYLVSVDCGLFHTSVVSSEGYVWSWGMERGLGLCPDVNFTEVEAGDDSVPRKISGGSKFRDPVQVSCGAAHTVLVANGGYKLWSWGRGRNGVLGSGDVSDHYVPTLVFWPNELKSEKEEVPDAEKSASTEEMKRLESKLMVMERYASILHGSIFGKPFNEEEDIPYSLRVSGYFDMGKEWGEMLESADKSQLMRLQAFYVDMIGRVKDKVLQRRIQEIMKDCLQSSAPRH